The Rhodopirellula halodulae sequence ATCGTCGGCGGTCATGAAGCGTGGAGATACACGGTGATCTCGGGTGTGATTCCCGCGATTCCGCTGGTGCTGATCCGACCGTTTCTTCCCGAATCGCCAGAATGGGCACGCAAGAAGGCCGAAGGAACTTTGCAACGGCCGAGTATCTCGGCTTTGTTTGCACCCGATTTACGACGCACAACGATCGTCACCACGTTGATGTTCGCTTGCAGTTACGGAGCTGCGTTTGGTGCATTGCAGCAAGTGCCTTCGATCGTTCCAAGCCTACCCCAAGTCAAATCGCAAACTGCTGGACTGACTCCGCCCGCAGCGAAGAAGGTCGAACAATCAACCGCTGCAACGGTGAACGGTTATCAGGAGATCGGTGGATTGCTTGGACGTTTTGCTTTGGCGGCGTTGGCCGTGGCCGTGGTCAGTCGACGGTGGCTGCTTCGAATCTTCCAGTGGCCAGGATTGGTGATCGTCCCGCTCGTGTTTTGGTTTCCCGCTCGAGGTGACTTGGAGTGGTTGAAGTGGGGCATCTTGCTGTGTGGCTTCTTCACCGTTGCTCAGTTCAGTTTCTGGGGCAACTATTTGCCACGAGCGTTCCCACTGCACTTGCGAGGCACCGGCGAAAGCTTTGCCGCGAATATTGGAGGACGAATGATTGGGACGTCCTTTGCCGCGGTGACGGCTTGGCTGACCACCATGCTGCCATCGGGAAGCACGGCGGTCGCGGCGGCGGTCGTTGCATTGTTTGTCTATTCGGTGGGATCTCTGCTCTCGTTTTGGTTGCCAGAACCACTGCCGGAAGAAACGATCTAGCAAACGTTCAGGTCAGCCTGCCGTTCCTGTTCAGTGGTCCGCGTGTTCGGTCGCAGCCGGCAATTGCAACATGCAATCTTTGTAGCCCGTCACCACGGGATACCTCGCCGCGAGCTTGATCGCGTGTTCGAGTAACGCAATTGCCGTTTCTCGGTCGCCGACGCTGGCTCGTGAGAACGCTTGCTCGGCAAAATCCGAAGCCTTGCGAGCGTCCGTTTCGACCTGTTCCAGCCAAACCGCCGCCAAGTTCCAACATGCGGCCTCTTCACCACGGAGTGCCTTCGCGGCCAAGGAAG is a genomic window containing:
- a CDS encoding MFS transporter, with the translated sequence MNHPSLSNSSPSKTTVAIVCFIAAIGFAFDIYELLMLPLILRPALQELEGINPGTPEFEYWRGMLFFVPAMVGGVFGLFGGYLTDLMGRRRVLTFSILLYAIAAFASGFVTSIGMLLFLRCLVFIGVCVEFVAAVAWVAELFPNVKQREAALGYTQAFSSVGGLLVTGANYLAIQYAMSLPEIVGGHEAWRYTVISGVIPAIPLVLIRPFLPESPEWARKKAEGTLQRPSISALFAPDLRRTTIVTTLMFACSYGAAFGALQQVPSIVPSLPQVKSQTAGLTPPAAKKVEQSTAATVNGYQEIGGLLGRFALAALAVAVVSRRWLLRIFQWPGLVIVPLVFWFPARGDLEWLKWGILLCGFFTVAQFSFWGNYLPRAFPLHLRGTGESFAANIGGRMIGTSFAAVTAWLTTMLPSGSTAVAAAVVALFVYSVGSLLSFWLPEPLPEETI